In the genome of Spirochaetae bacterium HGW-Spirochaetae-1, one region contains:
- a CDS encoding alcohol dehydrogenase produces MDLPVYYEFCNRVKTISGHKALEKIPEILSRLSAARPMIITDKGVSQAGLIKLVEKAVKVKGSKVTIGAVNDEVPPDSDLTVVNKLAGIYHKNKCDSIIVVGGGSAIDTAKGVNILVSYDDDNLMKYSGAGAINKKLKPLIAVPTTSGTGSEVTVVAVIADHVKNLKMLFVSYYLLPDVAILDSRMTKTLPPFLTAPTGMDALTHACEAYTCLGKNPISDTTALIAIRDISRNILGVVKKPNDLNGRLALANGANLAGMAFSNSMVGMVHTLGHSVGAVCHVPHGMCMSILLPYGLEYNLHKSGKYTGHLLWALAGDEVYAATSEKDRPLKAIEYIRGLNQSLYDATGGRHARCLKEITDRSGNQVVPKDMLSAIAKTAMGDGSIVYNPEELTYDDAMMVLEAAWEGTPLDLKKVKKSPGKMKV; encoded by the coding sequence ATGGATTTACCAGTATATTATGAATTCTGCAATCGAGTTAAAACCATATCGGGGCACAAGGCCCTGGAAAAGATACCGGAGATTCTATCGAGACTGAGCGCGGCAAGACCCATGATAATTACCGACAAGGGCGTTTCACAGGCGGGGCTTATAAAGCTTGTTGAGAAGGCCGTGAAGGTAAAGGGTTCCAAAGTAACCATCGGGGCCGTAAATGATGAAGTTCCCCCCGATTCGGACCTTACCGTGGTCAATAAACTGGCCGGTATATACCACAAAAACAAGTGTGATTCCATTATTGTCGTGGGCGGCGGATCGGCCATTGACACTGCAAAGGGTGTTAATATCCTTGTCTCCTATGATGACGATAACCTTATGAAATACAGCGGAGCCGGCGCCATCAATAAGAAGCTCAAACCCCTCATCGCCGTGCCTACCACATCGGGGACAGGTTCCGAGGTAACGGTCGTGGCAGTTATCGCAGACCATGTGAAGAACCTTAAAATGCTCTTTGTTTCGTATTACCTGCTGCCCGATGTGGCAATCCTGGATTCGCGCATGACGAAAACCCTGCCGCCCTTCCTGACGGCGCCTACGGGCATGGACGCCCTGACGCACGCCTGCGAGGCCTATACCTGTCTCGGGAAAAACCCCATCAGCGACACCACGGCTCTTATCGCCATACGCGATATAAGCAGGAATATTCTTGGTGTCGTCAAAAAACCCAACGACCTGAACGGCCGCCTGGCCCTGGCCAACGGGGCGAACCTGGCCGGAATGGCCTTCTCCAATTCAATGGTGGGCATGGTCCATACCCTGGGCCATTCCGTGGGCGCCGTATGCCATGTTCCCCACGGTATGTGTATGTCCATTCTGCTGCCGTACGGCCTGGAGTATAACCTGCACAAATCGGGAAAATATACGGGGCATCTCCTCTGGGCCCTGGCCGGCGACGAGGTCTATGCAGCGACGTCCGAGAAGGATCGCCCCCTGAAAGCCATTGAATACATCCGCGGCCTCAACCAGTCCCTCTATGACGCCACGGGCGGGAGGCATGCCCGATGCCTCAAGGAAATCACGGATCGCAGCGGGAATCAGGTAGTGCCGAAGGACATGCTTTCCGCCATTGCCAAAACGGCCATGGGTGACGGCAGTATCGTGTACAACCCCGAGGAGCTCACCTACGATGATGCCATGATGGTGCTTGAAGCCGCCTGGGAGGGAACTCCCCTTGACTTGAAGAAGGTTAAGAAGAGTCCCGGGAAGATGAAGGTATAG
- a CDS encoding long-chain fatty acid--CoA ligase → MGNYVLDKPDNLVEMFEESVAKFADRNWLGTKNKEKTGYDWVTYGETAARVDNLRAGLAGLGVKKGDAVGIIDNNSVAWAVSCYATYGLAARFVPMYKAELEKIWQYIITDSTVKVLLVSDQGIYEKVKNWTKEIATLEHIILIDGEGPGSMRDLEDKGKQNPVKTVYPAPEDVAGLIYTSGTTGDPKGVLLTHGNFSSNVHAIIKIFHVLDKEDITLSFLPWAHSYGQTAELHTVMRFGGSTGFAESPTTIVDDLALVKPTMLVAVPRIFNRVYDGLNAKMNEDGGLAKFLFDMGVKAGKKRRALAARGKSSLGTNIKFAIADKIVFSKIRLKFGGCMKHAISSSAALSPHIAEFFFDIGIPVYECWGMTEITPAGSVNAPDGFKIGSCGRAIDKVTLVIDRSETGENSKDGELIVYGPNVMKGYHNKPEATTETMTADGGLRTGDRAFVDQDGYLFITGRIKEQFKLENGKFVFPAAIEEEIKLIPYVEQAMIYGLNKLFTVCLIYPDFVVMDKYVRDKDIPLDHAAMVQDKRIIDLIETAIRKQLDGKFGNYEIPKRFIILSEGFSVENGMLTQTLKLKRREVLKKYQDSIDAVYVNN, encoded by the coding sequence ATGGGTAACTATGTACTGGACAAGCCCGATAATCTCGTGGAAATGTTCGAAGAAAGCGTGGCGAAATTCGCCGACCGAAACTGGCTCGGAACAAAAAACAAAGAAAAGACCGGGTATGATTGGGTAACCTACGGAGAAACAGCTGCAAGGGTTGACAATCTCAGGGCCGGTCTGGCAGGACTGGGAGTGAAAAAAGGCGATGCCGTGGGCATCATCGATAATAACAGTGTGGCCTGGGCGGTTTCCTGTTATGCAACCTACGGCCTGGCAGCCCGATTCGTTCCCATGTACAAGGCTGAACTGGAGAAAATATGGCAGTATATCATTACCGACAGCACCGTGAAAGTCCTTCTTGTTTCCGACCAGGGGATTTATGAAAAGGTGAAGAACTGGACAAAGGAGATCGCTACTCTTGAGCATATCATCCTTATCGACGGCGAAGGCCCCGGGTCCATGAGGGACCTGGAGGATAAAGGGAAACAGAATCCCGTGAAGACCGTTTATCCCGCTCCCGAAGATGTTGCCGGACTCATCTACACGTCGGGTACCACGGGAGACCCTAAAGGCGTGCTTCTCACCCATGGCAACTTCAGCAGCAACGTTCATGCCATCATCAAGATATTTCATGTTCTTGATAAGGAGGATATTACGCTCTCCTTCCTTCCCTGGGCCCATTCCTACGGGCAGACAGCGGAACTTCATACGGTCATGCGCTTCGGCGGATCTACGGGTTTTGCCGAAAGCCCCACGACCATCGTGGATGACCTGGCCCTGGTGAAGCCTACCATGCTCGTGGCTGTGCCCCGAATATTCAACCGGGTTTACGACGGTCTCAATGCCAAGATGAACGAGGACGGCGGCCTGGCCAAGTTCCTTTTCGATATGGGAGTCAAGGCCGGCAAGAAACGCCGGGCCCTGGCTGCACGGGGAAAATCCAGCCTGGGAACGAATATCAAATTCGCCATCGCCGACAAGATCGTATTCTCGAAAATCCGCCTGAAATTCGGCGGCTGCATGAAACATGCCATAAGCTCCAGCGCGGCTTTGAGCCCCCATATCGCCGAATTCTTTTTTGATATCGGCATCCCCGTGTATGAATGCTGGGGTATGACGGAGATAACACCGGCCGGGTCCGTCAACGCCCCTGACGGATTTAAAATCGGCAGCTGCGGCCGGGCCATTGACAAGGTAACCCTGGTCATTGACAGATCAGAGACCGGCGAAAACAGCAAGGACGGCGAGCTCATCGTATACGGTCCCAATGTCATGAAGGGCTATCACAACAAGCCCGAGGCCACGACCGAGACCATGACCGCCGACGGTGGACTGCGTACCGGCGACCGGGCCTTCGTGGACCAGGATGGGTATCTCTTCATCACGGGCCGGATCAAGGAGCAGTTTAAACTGGAAAACGGCAAGTTTGTTTTTCCCGCCGCCATAGAGGAGGAGATAAAGCTCATCCCCTATGTGGAGCAGGCCATGATCTATGGTCTCAATAAGCTCTTCACGGTCTGTCTCATCTATCCCGATTTTGTCGTCATGGATAAATACGTCCGTGATAAGGACATCCCCCTTGATCATGCGGCCATGGTGCAGGACAAGCGGATCATCGATCTCATAGAGACGGCTATAAGGAAGCAGCTCGATGGGAAATTCGGCAACTATGAAATCCCCAAAAGATTTATCATCCTCAGCGAGGGCTTTTCCGTGGAAAACGGCATGCTCACGCAGACATTGAAATTAAAGCGCCGCGAGGTCCTGAAAAAATACCAGGACTCCATCGACGCCGTTTATGTAAATAACTGA
- the leuB gene encoding 3-isopropylmalate dehydrogenase yields the protein MSMKKIAVLPGDGIGPEVMKEALKVLDTIAKKEDISFSYTQAHVGGAAIDNHGEALPQSTIDTCRAAKAILFGSVGGPKWESLPPEKQPERGALLPLRKMFNLYANLRPAIVFKELRDASPLKSSIIGDGFDIMIIRELTGGIYFGQPKGREGDKGFDTLVYTKPEIERIARVAFETARKRNKKVTSIDKANVLATMVLWREVVIEIAKEYPDVALNHMYVDNAAMQLVRNPRQFDVMLCDNMFGDILSDEASMITGSLGMLPSASLSEGTFGLYEPSGGSAPDIAGKGIANPIAQILSAAMMLKYSFGLDSAYDRIYGAIENVLAEGYRTIDIMSEGKKQVGTAEMGVLIVSKL from the coding sequence ATGAGCATGAAAAAAATTGCCGTACTCCCGGGAGACGGAATCGGCCCCGAAGTCATGAAGGAAGCGCTGAAAGTGCTTGATACGATCGCTAAAAAGGAGGATATCTCCTTCTCATATACCCAGGCCCATGTGGGAGGGGCCGCCATTGACAATCACGGCGAGGCACTGCCCCAGTCCACCATCGATACCTGCAGGGCGGCCAAGGCCATCCTCTTCGGTTCCGTGGGCGGCCCGAAATGGGAAAGCCTGCCGCCGGAGAAACAGCCTGAACGGGGCGCCCTGCTCCCCCTGAGAAAAATGTTCAACCTCTATGCGAATCTACGGCCCGCCATAGTCTTCAAAGAGCTCAGGGACGCCTCACCCCTGAAATCATCCATTATCGGTGACGGCTTCGATATCATGATAATCCGGGAACTGACGGGCGGCATTTATTTCGGCCAGCCCAAGGGACGGGAAGGCGACAAGGGCTTCGACACCCTGGTTTACACGAAGCCAGAGATCGAGCGCATCGCCCGCGTGGCCTTTGAAACGGCGCGCAAGCGGAACAAAAAGGTCACTTCGATAGACAAGGCCAATGTATTGGCCACCATGGTCCTGTGGCGCGAGGTAGTCATTGAAATAGCAAAAGAATATCCCGATGTGGCTTTGAACCATATGTACGTCGACAACGCCGCCATGCAACTTGTGCGCAATCCCCGGCAGTTCGATGTGATGCTCTGCGACAATATGTTCGGCGACATTCTCTCCGACGAGGCTTCCATGATCACGGGCTCCCTGGGAATGCTGCCCTCGGCTTCCCTTTCCGAAGGGACCTTCGGCCTTTATGAGCCGTCGGGCGGATCGGCCCCGGACATTGCCGGCAAGGGTATAGCTAATCCCATCGCCCAGATTCTTTCTGCTGCCATGATGCTGAAATACAGTTTCGGCCTTGACAGTGCCTACGACAGGATATACGGCGCCATCGAGAACGTACTGGCCGAAGGATACCGCACCATTGACATCATGAGTGAAGGGAAAAAACAGGTAGGCACGGCAGAGATGGGTGTCCTCATCGTTTCGAAGCTGTAA